The sequence TATTCATTAGATAATTTAGCTTTTAAAAATGAAACCAAATCTAAATTGTCTTCTATAACCAAAAGTGTATGTTTTTCAGATTCAGAAATTACATTTTTCTCATTCAAATCAGATTCTATATCAAGATTATCTGTAATTAAACTTGGTGTTTCATTTAGTTTTTCAGCTTTATTTATAATTTCAGAAGGCTGTAAATGGCTTACTCCTTTCAATAAGGTAATTACGAATTCGCTTCCTTGTTTTGATTTCAATTCTATCGTTCCCTGATGTAAGAGCACAAACTCTTTTGAGAGATGAAGTCCAATTCCCGAACTGTTTTTATTATTATTTGAAGCCCTGAAAAAAGGATTAAAAACATTCGATAATTCATTTTCGGGTATTCCGATTCCAGAATCTTTAAAACTGATTTTAACTGTATTATCTTGATTGTCGATAATTGAAATGCTGATTTTTCCGTTATCGGGTGTAAATTTAAAGGCATTAGAAAGCAAATTGAAATACACTTTATCCATCAATCCTCTATCGATAAACAATTCCAAGTTTTTATTTTTGCAAGTAAGCTGAAAATCAATATTTCTTCGGGCAGCTTCGCCTTTAAAATTAGCCATGACTTCATTTGTGAAATCGTAAATTTTTGTATTGGAAGCTCTAAGTGCAAATTTTTGTTCTTCAATCTTCCTGAAATCCAACAATTGATTTATTAATCTGAGCAATCGATTTGAGTTTTTATGAATTAGTTTTACTTCATCAATCAGTGCTGTACCTTTAATTTTTTCATTTTCAATCAACGACTCTACATAACTCATAATAAGCGTTATGGGTGTTTTAAATTCATGCGAAAGTCCAGTAAAGAAATTCAATTTTGCTTCGTTGCTTCTTTGAGCAATTTGAGCCATTTCCTGAATTTCATTATTCTGATCAATTACGGTTTGATTAATTCTTTCAAGCTGTTTTTTCTTTCTTGAAATAGAAATAGTTGAATAAATACTATAAATCGTCAAACTCAAAATAATCACTAAGAAAAAACTCAGCAACCTAACCAAGTTATTCTGCGAAGCATATTCTCTTTCCTGAACCTTTATCGCTCCCTGTTGTGACTCAATAACTGTTTGCTGTTGATCGACTTTATCCATTTGATTTTCGATAATTTCAGCATTATTCTTATCTATTACAATTGTATTTAGAATATTATTTTTTGCAATTGCTTCTTTATTGTGCATTTTTAAAGCTAATTTCAACGCTTCATTTCCTCCTGTCGGATATAGTATTGTACCGTCTAAAACTCCACTTTTTACCAATTCTATCCCCCCATTTACTGTATTGAGTCCGTCAACACCAATAAATTTGATTTTCTTTTCTAAACCAACAGTTTTGGCAGTTTCCCAGGCACTTAAAGCCATACGATCATTATGAGCAAAAATATATTCGATGTCATGATTTTGTAAAAGAAGTGCTTTTAAAGGCACTTTGACTGACTCTTTTTCCCAATCGCCATTTATAGTGTTTTCGATCTTAAAACGCTTATTTTCTTTGATAATCTGATCAAATCCGAGACTACGTTCATATGCTGGTGAAGAACCGTTTGCTCCTGTTATTTCAATGATTTTGCCAGAACCTTTACTGTGAGAGATAATATATCGGGCAGCAATTCTGCCAATTTCGATATTATCAGCTCCAAGATAAGCAGTATAGCTTTCTCCCTCAATTTTTCGATCTACAACAAGAACAGGAATTCCTGCCTTTATTGATTTTTCTACAACTGCAGTCAAAGGTTTAGATTGAATTGGAGAGACAATAATAACATCAACTTTATTAGATATGAATCTTTCAATATCTTCTATCTGTTTCTCGATATTGTTATTGGCATCTTTTATAGTTAAATCTACCTCAGGCCGCAATGAAGCTTCAATCTTCATTGAGCTGTTCATTTGTTTACGCCAATCATCTGTAGTCATAGCCTGAGAGAATCCAACTTTTATTTTATCGCTCAGTTTTTGTTTGCAGGAAATTAAAGTTGATGATGCTAAAAAAAGCAGCAAAATATATTTTACAGTTTGATACATGAAATTATAAGTTTATGTAAATGAAAGTGAGTTTCGAAAATACCTTCTTAAACCAGTAACTTGCCAAAATAATTAGGAAGGATTATTTTGTTATGACAAGTAAGAAGTGTGTATATAATTGTAAAGATAAAATTAAACTTTTAAGTTTTAACAATGACACCTCATAATTTTCTCATTATTATAATCAACAAATTTTCTTTGCCAACATTTCAGTAAAGTTCAATGCAAAATCGTGGTAAAAGAGGTTAAAAAAACAACAAACGCAAGAAATACGCGGGTTCCGGGCGTAAGGTTCGAATCCTGCTCTCCTCATTGCAATAAAATGCATAAATAATTATCTTCTAATTAGGTTAAAGCGGTTTAAAAACTCTAATATCCGACCAAATTTTGATTTGAATAATCTCCAAATTATTATATAATTTTACAAAAAACTAACCCGTTCTCTTTACATAGTACCAAATTTTATTTTCAAGAATTTTGTAAAAAGCTATTACATCTTAATAAATTTAAATATACATATGTTTTAACATTTTTTAACGTTTAACCCTTACGATACATACAAACCGCTTACAAATGAAAATTCAAAATAATTATCTTACAAATTCACTTGAAAATAAGCCAATTTCTTTAAATCATTCATAAAATGGTTTGTAAATTGTAAAGTAGCCGTCACTTGACGGGACATAAAAACAGTAAATACTTACAAGAAAAAGACTAAAAAATAGGGCAAAAAAAAGTCCATTTTTAAAAAATGGACTTTGAGTTTAGAAAGGCATATTGGGAATTTCACTCCCAGAAATTAAAACTACAGTATTGGGTTAAATAAAATGGAATCGAGATACATACAAAATACAAAATCTTTGATAATACACTAAAAAACTTGGAACGGATTTTGGAATTTAGATCTCAACAACAGAATATTTATTGCTATTTTTCAAACAAAAAAGCTCCAAAATCAAATGACTTTGAAGCTTTCTGCACTATAGCAGGTGATATCCAAATTTTTATTGAAAGTCTGCGGGCTTATAGTAGTTTTGCAGTGTCACAATAAATAGCCCTCCACTGAAAAATTCCTTGTTAATTCTAGACATTACAGGGCTGATACCAACACTGATATTATTTATTGTCTTAGGATAAGTCATATTAGAATCGTGATTGAAGCCGACGCAATGCCCAATTTCATGCGAGGTAATGTCTCCTGCATCTATTTTTATATAATCATGCAAAATATGTTCGGCATAACCTAAAGTTGACCCACCTCCTAAGCCGGATACATTTGTACATTTGCCACATTCAAAAAGAGGATGAATAAGAATGTCATTGTAAACTTTCTCTTTTTCAGCCATTGTCAAAGGTGTTTTCCCATCATTTCCGATAATTTGCTCATTTAAAAAAGCCTGCTTGAATTGATCTGACACAAAAACGATTCCCATATTAAGCATAAGTCCTGAAAAGCGACGAATATCTTTGGCTTTTATGGGCTCCCAATTATTATTGGGATCATTATTCGGGTCATAATCATAATATCGGATTGTCCATTTTAGGTCTCTCAGCTTTTTAAGCTTGAGTATTATTTCGCTGTCACCCGTAAAATCAAATGAAATCTTGCTTGGATCCACCCCGGTTGTTTTATATTGTGATAAGTCAACTTTTTTGTTATCTGTATCTAAGAAAAGATTGGTTCCATCCATAAAAGGATACTTCATAGTTTGTGTTGCATGTGCCCTAATTTTTTTTATTTTGAAAAGTTGAATCGGTTTGCCTTCAATTACAGCCAATATCGTAGCATTTTCAATATCGAAAGGAGCAAAATTTGAAACTTCGATATTTTTTTCATCAACAGCTTTTACACGTATGATTTGTCCAATGCTATAAGTTCTAGCTTTTGAAGTCATCACTTCCACAGCTTCATTATCCTGAAACATTAATGATGAATTCTGATCGGTATCGAATGATACAATTTTTAGACTTATTGTATCTTCTTGTTTATCTTCATTACAGGCAGTAAAAATTCCAAAAATAATAAGAAGTGCTAGAATTTTTTTTATCATAATTATAGGTTTTTAATTGATTAGTTAAAATACTTTTTATATGGCATAAAATGACTTTTTTATAAAAGAAAATTGAAAAAATATCAAGACAACATTTGATAACCTCTTATAAAGAATATTAAATATTTAGAGCAAAAGAGACTGTTCATATATTTTGAACAGCCTCATAATTGTGGTTATTATTGTTTTACAATTGTACTTTTAAAGGTTTCAACACCATTTTGTATAACTAAAATATAATTTCCGGAAGGTAAATCTCCGCAGAAAACATTTTGTGGTACAGCGGTAAAACGAACCTGACGAAGATTGTTTCCAATTATATTATAAATGCTAATTGCTGCAGTCGGATCTAACTTTGAAGAAACGCTCACATTAAAGCTGTCATGCACAGGATTAGGGTAAATAGTGTAATCAGCTAAAGTTATTATTTCCTCTTTACCTGCCATCCTAGAAAAAGCAGGGCAAGAACCTAACTTATCTCCATGATTCAAGTGATTTTGAACGGCTGATGGTGCTACGCAAATAACATTATTATTATGACAAATCTGTACCTTATCGTTTTTATTTCCACATCTCACATCAAGAGTATTTATTGTAATTGAAGCGCTAGATTGACATTCTCCTGCATATGAAGCAGTAACGGTATACGTGCCTGCTTGTGATACTGAAATCGATGGCGTGTGTGCTCCAGTGTTCCAAGTATAAACAACATCTTGATTATAGCCTTGTAACAATGAATTTAGGGTAAGAGATGTTGGCCCATATCCAAGATAAATCGTATTTGCATCATCTACAGCAGGATTCATCACATACACATCTGGAATAGACAACTGTACTGAAGGACATACTATATTTACAGTAACAGCTGTAGAAGTAGTTATGGCACCATCATTATCGGTGGCTTTTGCGGTTAATATGTAAGAACCTGCAGCGACATTGTTCCAATCAAAGCTGAATGGAGCTGTAGTAGCTTCTCCTAATTTATTAATTCCTTCGAAGAATTCAACTTTGCTCACGCTGCCGTCAACATCGGTTGCATCGGCTGTAATGGTAATATTACCAGGAGCATTGTAACTTGCATCTGCCAAAGGCGAAGCAATAGATACAGTTGGTTCTGTATTGACCCTAAGTATTTGTTCTATCGATGGGGCTGCATCATAAATGCTGTTACCTTGCTGTGAAGCTTTGATAGTAGTTCTCCCTTTTCCAACAATAGTTACTGTATTTCCGCTAATGGTAGCCACATCACTATTTGAACTGGTATAACTAACCGGTAAATTTGATGAAGCCAAAGCACTCAGATCAAAGTTAGTATCTCCGATTGCTTTTGTAGGTATCGCGTAAAAAGCAATAATTTGCGCAGCTGCATTCACATTTAGTGTTTGTTCTACCGCTTCGGCAATGCTATAAATGTCATCACCGTCCTGTTTTGCCGTAATTGTGCTTGTACCTTTACCAACAATCGTCACGGTATTTCCGCTGATTACGGCCACTTCAGGATTGGAACTTGTGTAGCTAACTGGCAAACCCGAAGAAGCTGTAGCCATTACATCAAATGCTGCATCGGTGGCTATTTTAGCAGGGATGGCTTCAAATCCAATTGTTTGCGGAGTTAAAACACGGTTTAATGTTATTTCTACCGGTAGTCCATCCACAACGGTGAATTTGATTGTAGTTTCTCCATTTGTCGTGCCTGTTATACTGGCTCTTGCGTTAGGCTGGAAAATTTGCCAGTTGGTTCCTTTTATTGTGATGTTTATCTGCTTTTCCAAAGACGGAATATTTGCTCTGTAAGTAAATCCAATATCGGGATTGTTTAGCGCCAGTTTTAGGCTTTTCTGAGCCGAATCATATTGCGACATTACCAAACACGGATAATCTGCACCAGTCAATTGTCCTTTATTATTTATTCCTGAAAGCGCACTGAAAAATGCAGATCCAAATATGGAATTTGAAGTCGCAGTAGGTTTGTACTCCACGATATGCGCCACTTCGTCTTTTCGGTGAACGGTATAAGGTTTGTTTCCGGCATCAATTTGACTGCCCAAAGCGGTCATATCAGTAACAGTTGTTTTTGGCATACAAACATATTCGTATCCTCCGTTTGATGGAGCCGTTCCATGATCGATATAACCAATGGCATAGTTCCCCACAGGATTGGTCGAAATATTTTGAGCCGATAACAGCTTGTCGTGTTGTGGTGTTTGCTGGTCAGCTTTTGTCAATTTGATAGTCCCGCTTCCGGCAAACACATAAAAACCTGTACCATAGTTATCCACGATCCAGTGGTTGGCTGTGTCGTCATAGGAATTATCATAGGAACCTGTCGACAATAAATTACTGTCAATATTTACCTGATCTTTGCCTACAAAGGTTTTGCGTTGATACAAAGTGGTCAGTGTAGTATTGCCAGTATCGTTGTTGCCAATACCTGAACCCAGACAAATCAACATATTGTCAAACGTAAATACAGATTTCTTGAAAGTAAATGTGTTGTTATGACCTTCCGGAGCATAAACGGTTCCAAATCCCTGACCAACCTTTTCCTGAAAATCCATGGCAAACATACCGTAAGTACCCTGAACTGCTTTTAAATAAGTACCATTTTTATTGATAAAACTTAAAGAACCTACAAATCTTTTTTCTTGCAACTCATCAACACGGTCTTTTTCAGCTTGTAGCTTGTCCCATGGCAGTCGTATAACTGTGGTTCCTGGTACAAAATTCCAATCACGGGTGGTTACGTCATAACCATTTTCGGTAAGGTTGTCTCCGGCATAAACAATATCAACGGCACCATAACTTTGATAGCGTCCAAAACGATTAGCAGTACCGCTAGAAGGTCCAAATATCTCTGTCCCAAACATATTGTCGCTAAATCCTTTGCAAGTGGCGACCCAATTATCCTTACGGTAAATACCGGCCATGCTGTGGTTGAACTGGAAATAACCTTCATTAAAAGAAGCTACGGTACCATTGCCAAAAGGTCCATAACTACCCCATACACGATTATAATAAGTAGCCATAACCGGATCTGAGGCTCCCGTTCCCATTACACTTCCTCCTCCCACTGCCATATTACGGAAAGAAAATTTACTTATGGTTGAATTGAATTCCTGAGGTTTTCTTCCTCCCATAGCTATCGATCTGGTGGTTTTGTCATTACCAAACATAAGTTGCGTCATAATCGCATCTCTCAATCGAAGATATGATTCAGTATTTACCTGGAAAGAAGTTTGCTGCAAATAATAAATAATATCAGCTCCCGAATTTAGATCATAACCCGTATAAGACGGATAACTGGCCCAATGATGAAACCCTGAACCATCTGGTTTGATACCATCAAGGGTTCCTGGTGAGTAGCTCAGAAATTTATCCATTTGACGTTTGAATGCAGTCATATAACGATAACGCTCATCGGCAGAATCAATCCATTTTACATAACCCAGCGTAACAGGCAATATATTCCCCAAATCGTCTAAATCGTATCCTACGGCAGTATTTACTTCGTTAGGTTCCCACATATAGTCAAAAGTATTTTGTTGATTCAACAAATTCTCAAATAAACTTTTTACATAAAAATTATCTTTAATGTGAGGAATTAATATTGCGGACTTCCCGAAATCATCATAAGAATACCCATTACCATCTGGACTCATTAATCCTTTACACATACGATCTGATGCTAGCCATACCGTATTGAGGGCTTTGGTATATATATTATTAGTATCTTCAGGATGAAACTTGAGGTATTGGGCAAAAGTTTTTAAATACGAAAGCTGGTCAAAACTGGTAACAGCTGTCGTTGAGCTGATAGTATATCCGTCTACCGTAATACCAAGTGCATTATAGCTGGCAATCGCTGAATTAAGTGTAGTCGCTGATGGCTCAGTAGTACCTAGATAATTATCTGAAAAACGCTGTAAAATTGATTCTATTTCAGCATTAATAGTTGAATTTGATGCAACCAATGGCAGATCAGGATTCATTGTCAACGAACAAGCCGGTGGCGGAGGTGCCGGAGCCGGTGTTGTAAGTAGCTGATATTTCACAGCATTTCCCGTATATGTAACATTACCCGTATAACCGGTTGTGCTTTGAATGGTGCCAAAGCTTCCCGAAACTGTTTCTGGTGATGTTGTTTGCGCAAAAGTGAGAAAAGGCTGATTTGAAGTAGTATAGGCATTGATAAAGTCAACCTTTAATGTTGTCGATGTCCCTATACTAATAGTTCCCGTCGCGTTTAATTGATCGTAAGCAGTAATTGCTGTAGGTCCTCCCGCCTGTACACGCATAGTACCACTGTTGGCTAATGCAAAATTACCGTTTACCTGTAGAGTTCTAGTAGCTTTATCGCCGGAAGTAGTTCCAAAATTCAATGTATTTACCGTAAGATTCCCATTAACAGTAACAGGTCCGGCCGCTGTCGCCAAGTACTCGCTGTTAACATTAAGTTCATTAAGAACTGCTGCCGCAGGATCAAAAGTAACTACTGTAGCTGCAGTATTCGGAAGCGTTGCACTAGTTCCCGAAATAGTAAGTTTTGAATTGACATTCCCTTTTATTAATCGGGTGCTGGTATTTCCCTGTTTGATGGTAGATGCCTGCAGGTTATACCCGGCAAGATCTAACGTTACAGTTGTCGCGTTGAAAACAAGCGGACTGTAGAATTTGCAATTTCCTGTCAACGAACGGCTCGTACCAAGAAGTAAACCAACACTGATACTGTTATTAGAGATAACACCAGTAGAAAGTTGGGTCAGGTTAATTGTTTTGTTAGTTCCTCCCAGGTAAATCCCTCTGGTACTGTTACTATCATGAATCGCTGTGCTTCCTGTAATATCACCATTTGCGTTAAAAAAATTACTGCCGGAGACTGCTTGTATTGTTTTTATGGTTCCATTCCAGGTTAAAAGCCCATTTATGGTAAATGCCGAAGCAGTAGCATTATTTTTATGAAAAACAGTCCCTCCCGCATTAATATTTAGAGCAGCAATGGTCATGGATGTTGCTGTAATAGTAGCCGTACCTCCATTCAAAATAATTAGATTATCAGTTGCTAAAATAGCAACAGTAGCCAGGCCAGTCGTTCCATCTGGATTGGTAGTCCAGTTAGCGTTAACCGCACCTGAGTTTCCTGCAAGTGTTGCATTAGAAGATGCGGTATAATAATCGGTTGCAAAAGCATGAGGTATGAAGCTGTAAAATAACAGCAACATAAAAACAACGTGTAGTTTTGTTTTCATAATTTTTGGTTGGTTAAAGTTTAGTTAGTTTGTTTACGATTACGAAATCGTTTTCATAAATAAAATGATTTCAAATTTATTTTTATAAAAGATTATAAGAGAGGATGTTCTTCCTTTTTAAGAGTAAAATCCTCCTTTTTCACGTGATTGCTGAGTTTTAAGATACTCACTAATCATTTTACAAAATTTTGCAAACCCTTTTTTTCCATCCCAACTATTTTTATTAAACCAAAAAAGCTGCAAAAAAATCTTTGAATTTTTTGCAGCTTTTTCTATGAGAACTATTGTTCTATTTTACGCTTACCAATAACGGTTTTTTCAATTCCTCAGAAAAATTATCCAAATACTCAAACCATTGTGCCGAATTTGTAATTATACCCGCCTTATCCCAAACTGCTCCGGTGTAATACACTATTGGTTCGTTATTTTTTGTTTCTGTTATGGCCAATAACTGATTATTTTCGACCAGCATTTTCTTAACTGGAGTACTCAAAATACTTCCCACTCCGGTTGTGCCGTCCTGCCCATGAACAGGCTCCCAATAGCCCAAAATACCTTGCTGTTCGTTTAATAAAAGTACACCGTTTTCTGGCCTTTTGCTGATTCCAATAGCAACTGGCAACGCTTTGCTGTCTGCGTAAGCGTAAACATTTTCAATTCGATTCAGTTGTGAACCTGCATCCAGTGATATGGTTTTGGTGCAGGAAACTTTAATTCCTGATGCATCCCATGTGTCATATTCTAATTTGAAAGTAGAACGCAAAGGACCATTGTCCAATAATTTCCATCGATGGTAATTTCCGGAATAATAAACGCTGTCTTTGATATACGGTGCCATACTTCCAGCTCCTAATGTGAATGCTACTTTGTAATAATCCAATCCGTTTCCATGATCTACATGATACTCTCCTAATTTATAACGCTCATTAATGACCATTTTATCGGTACGTTTTACCCAAACGTCCAAGCCATAAGCATCGTCTCTCGTTTTTTCAAGAGCTTTCCCATAAGCCCTGAAAGCTATTCTGTCATTTTCCCATGCGAAATCATCCATTCTTTCCGGAACATAACGCGCGTAGCTTTTGGTTTGAAATGCTATTGGCTTTCCTTTTTGTATCGAAAGAAGAGCTTTTCCTTTGGCTTTGACATTTACCTGTACCAATAAATTTTGAATCGCACGAAGTCCTTTATGTTCCAACTGATACGGAATTTGTTTTTTAGTTGCTGAATTAATCACCACAAAATTTGACGTATCGATTTGAGGAAAACCAGACAAGATTGTTTCCCATTTAACTGAAACGACAGCTTCTTTTCTATCTAAATCAGAATTGTTTTGTACTTCAATACTTATCTTTGTCTGGGACAAAAGCAGTAATGGCAAAAAAAGAAATAATAAACTGAGGTATTTGGTGAATTTCATATATGTAATAGTTTGTTTGATGTTAAAAAAAATCTGCTGATACTGTTTTTTTTAAACAATATCAGCAGAAAAAATTTTAATCATTTATTCATTTGATGGTTTTCCAATGGTAGCCAGGATTCCACCATCAACATACAGGATATGACCATTCACAAAATCACTTGCTTTTGAAGACAAGAAAATGGCAGCTCCCTGTAAATCTTCAGGGTCTCCCCAACGATTTGCCGGTGTTCTGCTTATGATAAACTCGTTGAATGGATGTCCGTCTACTCTAATTGGAGCTGTCTGGCTGGTTGCAAAATACCCGGGACCTATTCCGTTTGTCTGAATATTAAATTTAGCCCATTCGGTTGCCATATTTTTGGTAAGCATTTTCAAGCCTCCTTTTGCGGCAGCATACGCACTGACTGAATCTCTGCCCAATTCGCTCATCATCGAGCAAATATTGATGATTTTCCCGCCACCGCGTGCAATCATTCCTTTGGCAACGTTTTTGGAAACAATAAAAGGACTGATTAAATCTACATTGATTACTGCTGCAAAATCTTTCACTTCCATTTCAATGATTGGAGTTCTTTTGATGATTCCCGCATTATTGATCAAAATATCGATTGGCGCTACGTCGGCTTCGATTTTATTTATTGCTGCAATTACAGCTGCTTCATCGGTCACGTCAAATACATATCCATAGGCTTCAATCCCATCTGCCTTATATTCTGCTATCGCCTTGTCTATGTTTTCCTGCGAAAGATCGTTTACCACAATTTTTGCTCCGGCATGCCCCAATCCTTTAGCCATTGCCATTCCCAGGCCATGAACTCCTCCTGTAATAAGAGCTGTTTTCCCTGTTAAATCAAATAAGTTAATTGACATTTTTTAAATTTTATAGTTAGTAATTATTATTTTTCTAAAACAAAACCGTCTTTTGTTTTTTCAAGCCACTTTATCAAAGAAGGCTGTAATTTTTTCACAATCGGCAAATCCGGATTATAGATATTTGTCAGTTCAAAAGGATCTGCCTTCAAATCGTACAAAACAT comes from Flavobacterium sp. KACC 22761 and encodes:
- a CDS encoding gluconate 5-dehydrogenase, encoding MSINLFDLTGKTALITGGVHGLGMAMAKGLGHAGAKIVVNDLSQENIDKAIAEYKADGIEAYGYVFDVTDEAAVIAAINKIEADVAPIDILINNAGIIKRTPIIEMEVKDFAAVINVDLISPFIVSKNVAKGMIARGGGKIINICSMMSELGRDSVSAYAAAKGGLKMLTKNMATEWAKFNIQTNGIGPGYFATSQTAPIRVDGHPFNEFIISRTPANRWGDPEDLQGAAIFLSSKASDFVNGHILYVDGGILATIGKPSNE
- a CDS encoding DUF4861 family protein, whose product is MKFTKYLSLLFLFLPLLLLSQTKISIEVQNNSDLDRKEAVVSVKWETILSGFPQIDTSNFVVINSATKKQIPYQLEHKGLRAIQNLLVQVNVKAKGKALLSIQKGKPIAFQTKSYARYVPERMDDFAWENDRIAFRAYGKALEKTRDDAYGLDVWVKRTDKMVINERYKLGEYHVDHGNGLDYYKVAFTLGAGSMAPYIKDSVYYSGNYHRWKLLDNGPLRSTFKLEYDTWDASGIKVSCTKTISLDAGSQLNRIENVYAYADSKALPVAIGISKRPENGVLLLNEQQGILGYWEPVHGQDGTTGVGSILSTPVKKMLVENNQLLAITETKNNEPIVYYTGAVWDKAGIITNSAQWFEYLDNFSEELKKPLLVSVK
- a CDS encoding chondroitinase family polysaccharide lyase, which encodes MKTKLHVVFMLLLFYSFIPHAFATDYYTASSNATLAGNSGAVNANWTTNPDGTTGLATVAILATDNLIILNGGTATITATSMTIAALNINAGGTVFHKNNATASAFTINGLLTWNGTIKTIQAVSGSNFFNANGDITGSTAIHDSNSTRGIYLGGTNKTINLTQLSTGVISNNSISVGLLLGTSRSLTGNCKFYSPLVFNATTVTLDLAGYNLQASTIKQGNTSTRLIKGNVNSKLTISGTSATLPNTAATVVTFDPAAAVLNELNVNSEYLATAAGPVTVNGNLTVNTLNFGTTSGDKATRTLQVNGNFALANSGTMRVQAGGPTAITAYDQLNATGTISIGTSTTLKVDFINAYTTSNQPFLTFAQTTSPETVSGSFGTIQSTTGYTGNVTYTGNAVKYQLLTTPAPAPPPPACSLTMNPDLPLVASNSTINAEIESILQRFSDNYLGTTEPSATTLNSAIASYNALGITVDGYTISSTTAVTSFDQLSYLKTFAQYLKFHPEDTNNIYTKALNTVWLASDRMCKGLMSPDGNGYSYDDFGKSAILIPHIKDNFYVKSLFENLLNQQNTFDYMWEPNEVNTAVGYDLDDLGNILPVTLGYVKWIDSADERYRYMTAFKRQMDKFLSYSPGTLDGIKPDGSGFHHWASYPSYTGYDLNSGADIIYYLQQTSFQVNTESYLRLRDAIMTQLMFGNDKTTRSIAMGGRKPQEFNSTISKFSFRNMAVGGGSVMGTGASDPVMATYYNRVWGSYGPFGNGTVASFNEGYFQFNHSMAGIYRKDNWVATCKGFSDNMFGTEIFGPSSGTANRFGRYQSYGAVDIVYAGDNLTENGYDVTTRDWNFVPGTTVIRLPWDKLQAEKDRVDELQEKRFVGSLSFINKNGTYLKAVQGTYGMFAMDFQEKVGQGFGTVYAPEGHNNTFTFKKSVFTFDNMLICLGSGIGNNDTGNTTLTTLYQRKTFVGKDQVNIDSNLLSTGSYDNSYDDTANHWIVDNYGTGFYVFAGSGTIKLTKADQQTPQHDKLLSAQNISTNPVGNYAIGYIDHGTAPSNGGYEYVCMPKTTVTDMTALGSQIDAGNKPYTVHRKDEVAHIVEYKPTATSNSIFGSAFFSALSGINNKGQLTGADYPCLVMSQYDSAQKSLKLALNNPDIGFTYRANIPSLEKQINITIKGTNWQIFQPNARASITGTTNGETTIKFTVVDGLPVEITLNRVLTPQTIGFEAIPAKIATDAAFDVMATASSGLPVSYTSSNPEVAVISGNTVTIVGKGTSTITAKQDGDDIYSIAEAVEQTLNVNAAAQIIAFYAIPTKAIGDTNFDLSALASSNLPVSYTSSNSDVATISGNTVTIVGKGRTTIKASQQGNSIYDAAPSIEQILRVNTEPTVSIASPLADASYNAPGNITITADATDVDGSVSKVEFFEGINKLGEATTAPFSFDWNNVAAGSYILTAKATDNDGAITTSTAVTVNIVCPSVQLSIPDVYVMNPAVDDANTIYLGYGPTSLTLNSLLQGYNQDVVYTWNTGAHTPSISVSQAGTYTVTASYAGECQSSASITINTLDVRCGNKNDKVQICHNNNVICVAPSAVQNHLNHGDKLGSCPAFSRMAGKEEIITLADYTIYPNPVHDSFNVSVSSKLDPTAAISIYNIIGNNLRQVRFTAVPQNVFCGDLPSGNYILVIQNGVETFKSTIVKQ
- a CDS encoding substrate-binding domain-containing protein, whose translation is MYQTVKYILLLFLASSTLISCKQKLSDKIKVGFSQAMTTDDWRKQMNSSMKIEASLRPEVDLTIKDANNNIEKQIEDIERFISNKVDVIIVSPIQSKPLTAVVEKSIKAGIPVLVVDRKIEGESYTAYLGADNIEIGRIAARYIISHSKGSGKIIEITGANGSSPAYERSLGFDQIIKENKRFKIENTINGDWEKESVKVPLKALLLQNHDIEYIFAHNDRMALSAWETAKTVGLEKKIKFIGVDGLNTVNGGIELVKSGVLDGTILYPTGGNEALKLALKMHNKEAIAKNNILNTIVIDKNNAEIIENQMDKVDQQQTVIESQQGAIKVQEREYASQNNLVRLLSFFLVIILSLTIYSIYSTISISRKKKQLERINQTVIDQNNEIQEMAQIAQRSNEAKLNFFTGLSHEFKTPITLIMSYVESLIENEKIKGTALIDEVKLIHKNSNRLLRLINQLLDFRKIEEQKFALRASNTKIYDFTNEVMANFKGEAARRNIDFQLTCKNKNLELFIDRGLMDKVYFNLLSNAFKFTPDNGKISISIIDNQDNTVKISFKDSGIGIPENELSNVFNPFFRASNNNKNSSGIGLHLSKEFVLLHQGTIELKSKQGSEFVITLLKGVSHLQPSEIINKAEKLNETPSLITDNLDIESDLNEKNVISESEKHTLLVIEDNLDLVSFLKAKLSNEYVIYTSDGSDAIEKAMEIVPDIIICDINLVDKDGYEISKELKKDLRSSHIPIIILTAQSNKESVLKGLQSGVDQYLTKPFSLSILKQSISSLLFNREKLRYYYTNNIYRVEPESKFGNQEQSFITKMNDIIKKNVENSKFSVEDLADKLGVSRVQLYRKVKAIIGINISDHINNVKLEKAAELLKSNNMNISEIAYSLGFSSPNYFSTAFKNKFGISPKEYKSSI